CTATATTGAAGAAAGATATAAAGATGCTAAATACAATTTACAATACTCTTTAAAAATTTCAGAAAGCGAATACTTTTCAGATGACTGCTATTACTATATAGCTTATTCTGAGTATAGAATGAAGGAATATGAGCAGGCAAAAGAAACTATAAAAATTCTTGCAGAAAAATATCCCTCCAGCAATTATATTGAGGAGGCACAAAGACTTTTAAATATAATAGAAAATGAAATAAAAAGTTTTGAAAATTAATGATTAAAATAGTTATAATAGATAATATAAATAAATTAAAAATATTATAAAGTAAGGGGTTTTACTATGCTAGATATTAAATTAATCAGAAACAATCCGGATATTTTGAAAAATGCAATGGCAAAACGAAAGGAAAATTTTGATGTTGATGAATTGTTAAAACTTGATGAAAAGAGAAGAAAAAATATAGCTGAAGTTGAAAGTCTGAAATACAAACAAAATGAAAGTTCAAAGTTGATACCTGTGTATAAGAAAGAAGGAAAAGATGTAAATTCATTATTAGAAGAGATGAAAAATTTATCAGAAAAAATAAAAGTGCTGGATGCAGAAGCCAAAAGTATAGATGAAAAATTAAATGAAATCCTTCTTACTATACCAAATATACCAAATGAAACAGTTCCACCAGGGGATAGTGATGAAGACAATGTGGAAGTAAGAAAATGGGGGGAGCCAACTAAGTTTAATTTTGACCCTAAGCCACATTGGGAAATTGGGGAAAATTTAAATATATTAGATCCTGCAACAGCTTCTAAAGTTACAGGCACAAGATTTATGTTTTATAAAGGTCTTGGTGCACGTTTAGAAAGAGCATTAATGAATTTTATGTTGGATTTACATATTGACAAACACGGGTATGAAGAAGTGTTTCCACCTTTTATGGTTCACAGGCATAGTATGGTGGGTACTGGACAGCTGCCTAAATTTGAAGAGGATGCATTTAAAGTAGCTGATACAGAATACTTTTTAATTCCAACAGCAGAAGTTCCTGTAACAAATATGTACAGGGAGCAAATTATAG
The genomic region above belongs to Acetivibrio saccincola and contains:
- the serS gene encoding serine--tRNA ligase, producing MLDIKLIRNNPDILKNAMAKRKENFDVDELLKLDEKRRKNIAEVESLKYKQNESSKLIPVYKKEGKDVNSLLEEMKNLSEKIKVLDAEAKSIDEKLNEILLTIPNIPNETVPPGDSDEDNVEVRKWGEPTKFNFDPKPHWEIGENLNILDPATASKVTGTRFMFYKGLGARLERALMNFMLDLHIDKHGYEEVFPPFMVHRHSMVGTGQLPKFEEDAFKVADTEYFLIPTAEVPVTNMYREQIIDAKELPIKHVAYSACFRSEAGSAGRDTRGLIRQHQFNKVELVKITTPETSYEELESLTNDAEEVLRLLKIPYRVVKICVGDLGFAAAMKYDIEAWMPSYNRYVEISSCSNFEAFQARRAGIRFRRGPKEKPEFAHTLNGSGVAIGRTTACILENYQREDGSVEIPEVLRKYMGGISEILKEVK